In Microbulbifer sp. GL-2, the following are encoded in one genomic region:
- a CDS encoding MoxR family ATPase, translating to MLTTLENSIEQQLHSLDNLQQEIARVIVGQKPVVEQMLICLLAGGHALLEGVPGLGKTLLVKTLADASALDFKRVQFTPDLMPGDILGSEILEEDHSTGKRFFKFQQGPVFTNILLADEINRTPPKTQAALLESMQEGSVTVGGKTLKLPDPYFVLATQNPIEQAGTYPLPEAQLDRFLLNIHIDYPDERDEVEILRSTTGASKVKPSPSLDAEQLREMQQLVREIHVSDDLYRYVAALVRATRMETSGSDTLQQWIKWGAGPRAGQALILAAKARALLQRRLAVTREDIRSLLLPVLRHRVLLSFQAQADGVQMPQLIDELLTAVPEPGRD from the coding sequence ATGCTGACCACCCTGGAAAATAGTATCGAACAACAACTGCACAGCCTCGACAATCTTCAGCAGGAGATTGCACGGGTGATTGTCGGCCAGAAACCCGTGGTGGAGCAGATGCTGATCTGCCTGTTGGCCGGCGGCCACGCCCTACTCGAAGGGGTACCTGGGCTGGGCAAGACTCTGCTGGTAAAAACCCTCGCCGATGCCAGTGCGCTGGATTTTAAGCGGGTACAGTTCACCCCGGATTTAATGCCCGGAGATATTCTCGGCAGTGAGATCCTCGAAGAGGATCACAGCACCGGCAAGCGCTTTTTTAAATTCCAGCAGGGCCCGGTTTTCACCAATATCCTGCTCGCCGATGAAATTAACCGCACACCGCCGAAAACCCAGGCAGCCCTATTGGAGTCTATGCAGGAAGGCTCGGTAACCGTGGGCGGTAAAACATTGAAGTTGCCCGATCCTTATTTCGTACTGGCCACACAAAACCCCATCGAGCAGGCTGGCACCTATCCACTGCCGGAAGCTCAGCTGGACCGCTTCCTGTTAAATATTCATATCGACTATCCCGATGAGCGGGATGAAGTTGAAATCCTGCGCTCCACTACTGGTGCCAGCAAGGTCAAACCCAGCCCCAGCCTGGATGCGGAGCAATTGCGCGAAATGCAGCAACTGGTGCGGGAAATTCATGTCAGCGACGATCTGTATCGCTACGTGGCGGCACTAGTGCGCGCTACCCGTATGGAAACCAGCGGCAGCGATACCCTGCAACAGTGGATCAAGTGGGGAGCCGGCCCCCGCGCGGGGCAGGCTCTGATTCTCGCCGCCAAGGCGCGGGCCCTGTTGCAACGACGCCTCGCCGTCACTCGCGAGGACATCCGCAGCCTGTTACTGCCAGTGCTGCGCCACCGGGTGCTGCTCAGCTTCCAGGCCCAGGCCGATGGCGTGCAGATGCCACAGCTGATTGATGAATTACTGACGGCGGTGCCGGAACCGGGCCGGGACTGA
- a CDS encoding ferredoxin--NADP reductase: MSKLNIEKVLEVHHWNDTLFSFKTTRDSGFRFENGHFTMIGLQQDNGRPLLRAYSIASANYEDELEFFSIKVPDGPLTSRLQKIKPGDEIYVSQKPTGTLVADHLLPGKRLWLLSTGTGLAPFMSIIKDPTVYERFDQVILTHGVRYVSELAYQEQIENELPEHEYFGEMVREQLLYYPTVTREPYRNTGRLTDLMLSGKLFTDLDVPKPSVEEDRFMLCGSPAMLKDLTNILDDWGFKETRAGVPHEYVIERAFVEK, from the coding sequence ATGTCCAAATTGAATATAGAGAAGGTGTTGGAAGTCCATCACTGGAACGACACACTGTTTAGCTTCAAGACCACCCGGGATTCGGGTTTTCGCTTTGAGAACGGACATTTCACGATGATCGGTTTGCAGCAGGACAATGGCCGTCCGCTGCTGCGCGCCTACTCTATTGCCAGTGCCAACTACGAAGATGAGCTGGAGTTCTTCAGTATCAAGGTGCCGGATGGTCCTCTGACTTCCCGTTTGCAAAAGATCAAGCCGGGGGATGAAATCTATGTGAGCCAAAAGCCCACGGGGACTTTAGTGGCGGATCATTTGCTGCCGGGCAAGCGCCTGTGGCTGCTCTCCACCGGTACCGGCTTGGCGCCGTTCATGAGCATTATCAAAGATCCCACCGTATATGAACGCTTTGACCAGGTAATCCTCACCCACGGTGTTCGCTATGTTTCTGAGCTGGCTTACCAGGAGCAGATCGAGAACGAATTGCCAGAGCACGAGTACTTTGGCGAGATGGTGCGCGAGCAACTACTTTACTACCCAACCGTGACCCGTGAGCCCTATCGCAATACCGGCCGCCTGACTGATCTCATGTTGTCCGGAAAGCTTTTTACCGATCTGGATGTGCCCAAGCCGAGTGTTGAGGAAGATCGCTTTATGCTGTGCGGCAGCCCGGCAATGCTGAAGGATCTCACCAATATCCTCGATGACTGGGGATTCAAGGAGACCCGCGCAGGTGTGCCTCACGAGTATGTGATAGAGCGGGCTTTCGTCGAAAAATAA
- a CDS encoding beta-ketoacyl-ACP synthase yields the protein MKNFYLNHMGIICTLGNTAEAVANSLFGDESSHMQVDETYLPQYRGNLGIVQGKLPDLPSSLQDYNCRNNQLAMAVLTQIESAVAVLIEKHGAGRVGVVMGTSTSGIDSGEAYLSGEKETGYNYRLQQQMAGLSTFVAKYLGIQGVQLTVSTACSSSANAFASARRLISTDTCDAVVVGGVDSLCGMTVRGFHSLGALSAGQTNPFSVNRDGINLGEAGAMFVMSKEPGPVVLSGVAATSDAHHMSAPDPEGRGAEACMRGALENAGLDTADIDYLNLHGTGTPHNDSMEALAVERVFGSQLPCSSTKPYTGHTLGAAGALEAAFCWLALQYDQLPRHQYDGHYDPEIVRLNLYQGHEAPGKLRYVMSNSFAFGGSNCSVILGSQR from the coding sequence ATGAAAAATTTCTATCTTAATCATATGGGGATCATCTGCACCCTGGGAAATACTGCTGAGGCAGTAGCTAATTCCTTGTTCGGTGATGAGAGTTCTCATATGCAGGTCGATGAAACCTATTTGCCACAATACAGAGGGAATCTGGGTATTGTGCAGGGGAAGCTGCCTGATTTACCGAGTTCGTTGCAAGATTACAACTGCCGCAATAACCAGCTGGCTATGGCTGTGCTGACTCAAATTGAAAGTGCAGTCGCTGTACTAATAGAAAAACATGGTGCGGGCCGAGTTGGCGTTGTGATGGGAACCTCAACCTCGGGAATAGACTCAGGTGAGGCCTACTTAAGTGGTGAGAAAGAGACCGGATATAATTATCGGCTTCAACAGCAAATGGCTGGTTTGAGTACCTTTGTTGCGAAGTACCTGGGAATCCAAGGCGTTCAGCTCACCGTCTCCACAGCTTGCTCGTCCAGTGCCAATGCTTTTGCCAGTGCCCGACGCCTTATCTCAACTGATACTTGTGATGCCGTTGTTGTTGGCGGTGTGGACTCCCTCTGTGGCATGACAGTTCGGGGGTTTCATAGCCTGGGGGCACTTAGTGCCGGCCAGACCAATCCTTTCAGCGTTAATCGGGATGGTATTAACCTCGGGGAAGCTGGAGCAATGTTTGTGATGAGCAAAGAGCCAGGTCCTGTGGTTCTATCTGGTGTTGCTGCCACGTCTGATGCCCACCATATGTCGGCCCCAGATCCAGAAGGACGTGGTGCGGAAGCCTGTATGCGCGGGGCTCTGGAGAATGCTGGCTTGGATACTGCCGACATTGATTACCTGAATCTTCATGGTACGGGAACGCCACATAACGACTCTATGGAGGCTCTAGCCGTTGAAAGAGTGTTTGGAAGCCAGCTACCGTGTTCTTCCACAAAACCTTACACCGGGCACACACTAGGTGCTGCAGGCGCTCTTGAAGCGGCTTTTTGTTGGCTTGCCTTACAATATGATCAACTTCCCCGCCATCAGTATGATGGCCACTATGATCCGGAGATAGTGCGACTGAACCTGTATCAAGGCCACGAGGCTCCTGGAAAATTGCGCTATGTAATGAGTAACTCTTTTGCCTTTGGTGGGAGTAATTGCTCGGTAATCTTGGGCAGTCAGAGGTAA
- a CDS encoding DUF58 domain-containing protein, with protein sequence MKYQPPKTLASCRNLVWLSRHIAEGVMLGVQHSQRRGTGLEFHQYRGYQAGDSIRHINWKLFARSDRYYVRETEQESRMHVCFVLDTSASLGQASFVEPSLNKLHYAKCWIASLCWLLNAQGDSFSLLAFNSNRTIYMPEGQGESHQRQIALQLQQLDASDHWPDRAQLAPLWKYFERPCQVVLLSDFFQQGNEIGDFAARLHAAGRPCLPLQLLVEAEQTFPFGGELKLLNPEVSASTPATLEVDAERQRQSYLDAFAQAQSELKARFAAQECSLQTDLIEQPVEKSLRQFIQLHGRLC encoded by the coding sequence GTGAAATACCAGCCCCCTAAAACCCTGGCCAGTTGTCGCAATCTGGTGTGGCTGTCGCGGCATATCGCCGAGGGCGTAATGCTCGGTGTGCAACACAGCCAGCGCCGTGGCACCGGTCTGGAATTTCATCAATACCGAGGCTATCAAGCGGGTGATTCCATCCGCCATATCAACTGGAAACTGTTTGCCCGCAGCGATCGCTACTATGTGCGCGAGACAGAGCAGGAGAGCCGTATGCACGTGTGCTTTGTGCTCGATACCAGCGCCTCCCTGGGCCAGGCAAGCTTTGTCGAGCCCAGCCTGAATAAACTGCATTACGCCAAGTGTTGGATTGCCAGCCTCTGCTGGCTGCTCAACGCCCAGGGAGACAGCTTTTCCCTATTGGCGTTTAACAGCAACCGGACGATTTATATGCCCGAAGGCCAGGGTGAGAGCCACCAGCGCCAAATCGCCCTTCAGCTACAACAACTCGACGCCAGCGACCACTGGCCAGATCGCGCTCAACTGGCGCCGCTGTGGAAATACTTTGAACGCCCTTGTCAGGTGGTGTTGCTGAGTGATTTTTTTCAACAGGGCAATGAGATCGGTGATTTTGCCGCACGCCTGCATGCCGCCGGCCGCCCCTGCCTGCCACTGCAGTTGTTAGTTGAAGCCGAGCAGACTTTCCCTTTTGGCGGAGAGTTAAAGCTGCTCAATCCAGAAGTAAGCGCCAGTACTCCCGCAACTTTAGAAGTGGACGCCGAGCGGCAACGCCAGTCTTACTTGGATGCTTTTGCTCAAGCACAGAGCGAGTTAAAAGCACGCTTTGCCGCACAGGAGTGTTCACTACAGACCGACCTTATCGAGCAGCCTGTGGAAAAGTCACTGCGGCAATTTATTCAGCTGCACGGCAGGTTGTGCTGA
- a CDS encoding hotdog family protein, producing MHKYTAEELVPHSGNMSLLDEVISVGEEQLQAKLRVRDDGIFSRNGRVPAYVGIEYMAQSIAAFSGYHAKEQGKDVRLGFLLGTRKFLSNIESYCCGEELTIDVQRILQAENGMATFECVITGSSIEQSARLNVYQPDNVEQYLKERN from the coding sequence ATGCACAAATATACTGCTGAAGAACTGGTTCCACACAGTGGAAATATGTCACTTCTCGATGAAGTGATCTCTGTAGGCGAGGAGCAGCTACAGGCAAAGTTGCGAGTTCGTGATGATGGAATATTTTCCCGCAACGGTCGTGTTCCCGCTTACGTGGGCATTGAATATATGGCCCAATCCATCGCAGCTTTCTCCGGATATCATGCAAAAGAGCAGGGTAAAGACGTTCGCCTGGGTTTTTTACTGGGTACTCGCAAGTTCCTGTCAAATATCGAGAGTTATTGCTGCGGTGAAGAATTAACAATTGATGTCCAGCGCATTCTCCAGGCTGAAAATGGCATGGCGACATTTGAGTGTGTGATAACCGGCTCATCTATCGAGCAGAGCGCGCGGCTTAATGTTTATCAGCCGGATAACGTAGAACAGTATTTGAAGGAAAGAAACTAA
- a CDS encoding BatA domain-containing protein: MLWINNLFQSPQWLWLFTALIIPIAIHLLRRSNPQQISFAALQWVQRYSQSRARRPIVDNKWLLLLRLLIVALLASLLTQPLIKREIYPQEGVILVDPRIGASEANAFIHNSLPQLAGEGYEVLWLSPETPSAISPPPQNVDLWKTLSVLSRRADLRRAHILLINNGAPASHQALRVSPHWQWHGLDKTSTAPSQALPSIALMGKAPSWWAPVLEDWHSNMPGLSVQTLKREETPSAEKTDWLIYTGLAPLPQAVLEFVTDGGLLITDNSIPPADNLNFVAVDNSQSAQATSVGRGSWLRYETDWYSEAFYRRADLPERLWQQWSGQDWDLQHQNRGYWSANKVVADIAGAGLPVEDSEVENRRIEQLQPWLIIALLLLLIFERLIALSQPPAIMATDSNRDGEADYG, encoded by the coding sequence ATGTTGTGGATAAATAACTTATTTCAATCCCCACAGTGGCTATGGCTATTCACAGCGCTGATTATCCCTATCGCCATTCATTTGCTGCGCCGAAGTAATCCACAGCAGATTTCCTTTGCTGCGCTGCAATGGGTACAAAGATATTCACAGAGTCGCGCGCGCCGCCCTATTGTGGATAACAAGTGGTTGCTGCTATTGCGCCTGCTAATCGTTGCCCTGCTGGCAAGTTTATTGACACAGCCGCTGATTAAACGGGAAATTTATCCCCAAGAGGGCGTGATATTGGTGGATCCCAGAATTGGGGCGAGCGAAGCGAATGCATTTATCCACAATTCGCTGCCGCAGCTTGCAGGGGAAGGTTATGAAGTGCTGTGGTTATCCCCAGAAACACCTTCCGCAATCTCACCCCCACCACAAAATGTGGACCTGTGGAAAACTCTATCAGTACTATCACGCCGGGCGGATTTGCGCAGGGCTCATATCCTGTTGATAAACAACGGGGCTCCAGCATCCCACCAGGCACTAAGAGTCAGTCCCCATTGGCAGTGGCACGGCCTCGACAAAACATCCACAGCTCCGAGCCAGGCATTACCGAGTATCGCTTTAATGGGCAAGGCGCCCAGCTGGTGGGCGCCAGTGCTAGAAGACTGGCACAGCAATATGCCGGGACTATCGGTGCAAACTCTGAAGCGAGAAGAGACGCCTAGCGCCGAAAAGACAGATTGGCTTATCTACACAGGCCTCGCACCCCTGCCACAAGCCGTGCTGGAGTTTGTTACAGATGGGGGCCTGTTAATCACCGACAACAGTATCCCCCCTGCCGATAATCTCAACTTCGTTGCTGTGGATAACAGCCAGTCAGCTCAGGCGACCTCAGTGGGACGGGGAAGTTGGCTGCGCTACGAAACTGACTGGTATAGCGAGGCCTTTTATCGCCGTGCGGATTTACCTGAACGCTTATGGCAGCAGTGGTCTGGGCAAGACTGGGATCTGCAACACCAAAATCGTGGCTACTGGTCTGCCAATAAAGTAGTGGCAGACATAGCTGGGGCAGGCCTTCCTGTAGAAGACAGCGAGGTGGAAAACCGTCGTATTGAACAACTGCAACCCTGGTTAATTATCGCCCTACTGTTACTTCTGATCTTTGAACGCCTAATTGCCCTATCGCAACCTCCAGCCATCATGGCGACCGATAGTAATCGGGATGGGGAGGCCGACTATGGATAA
- a CDS encoding lipocalin family protein — MKLFSLGVLLLSFFWLGACTRVPEGVEPVQNFQLQRYLGHWYEIARLDHSFERGLTLVTADYTLNPDGSVAVVNTGYSKSRDAWQLAEGRAEFVGPRDVGHLKVSFLGPFYSSYIVIALADDYKYAMVSGYDKSYLWILSRTPTMPKDVLEQFIQKAKVMGYPVDQLIFPKQEAQPGDKPSAQFSR, encoded by the coding sequence ATGAAGCTGTTTTCACTGGGTGTATTACTGCTTTCCTTTTTCTGGTTGGGTGCCTGTACACGGGTGCCGGAGGGGGTTGAGCCTGTCCAGAACTTCCAACTACAGCGATATTTAGGTCACTGGTATGAGATAGCTCGATTGGATCACTCTTTTGAGAGGGGGCTGACACTCGTAACTGCAGATTACACGCTCAATCCGGATGGGTCTGTTGCGGTGGTTAATACCGGCTATTCGAAATCGCGGGATGCCTGGCAGCTGGCAGAGGGACGGGCTGAGTTTGTCGGCCCCAGAGATGTAGGCCACCTGAAAGTTTCTTTCCTTGGTCCCTTTTACTCTTCCTATATCGTGATTGCCCTGGCAGATGATTATAAATATGCGATGGTGTCTGGATATGACAAATCCTATTTGTGGATATTGTCCCGCACCCCAACTATGCCAAAGGATGTACTGGAGCAGTTTATACAGAAAGCCAAGGTGATGGGTTATCCCGTCGATCAGCTGATATTCCCCAAGCAGGAAGCGCAGCCGGGCGATAAGCCCTCGGCACAGTTTTCAAGATAA
- a CDS encoding LysR family transcriptional regulator: MRYTLRQLEVFLACAHHENVSRAAESLSMSQSAASTALKEFEQQFELRLFERTGKRLRLNELGRQLWPRAEELLERAQELEQTLATHRELGSLKIGATLTIGNYLAASVMARYMEEQPGTQVQLEVANTAAIAERVRNFELDLGLIEGEINHPDLEIIPWRHDELVVFCAPNHPLASRKRLADKDLIGATWITRESGSGTRQTFERAMAGLLPQLHILLELQHTEAIKRAVEAGLGISCLSRVSLTDALKRGSLIELPVPHRDFHREFYFVLHRQKYRSAGIKRWMELCDSAG, translated from the coding sequence TTGCGCTACACGCTCCGCCAGTTAGAGGTGTTCCTTGCCTGTGCCCATCACGAGAATGTCAGTCGTGCTGCGGAGAGCCTGAGTATGTCCCAGTCCGCCGCCTCCACAGCGCTGAAAGAGTTTGAACAGCAGTTTGAGTTGCGCCTGTTCGAGCGCACCGGTAAGCGGCTGCGCCTCAATGAGCTGGGACGGCAGTTGTGGCCAAGGGCGGAAGAACTCCTTGAACGGGCCCAGGAACTTGAGCAGACACTGGCCACTCACCGGGAGTTAGGAAGCCTGAAGATTGGAGCCACCCTTACCATTGGCAACTACCTGGCAGCCAGCGTGATGGCTCGTTATATGGAAGAGCAGCCCGGTACTCAGGTTCAGCTGGAAGTTGCCAATACCGCAGCAATTGCCGAGAGGGTACGCAATTTTGAATTGGACCTGGGATTAATTGAAGGAGAGATCAATCACCCGGATTTGGAAATCATTCCCTGGCGCCATGATGAGCTGGTTGTTTTCTGTGCACCCAACCACCCTCTGGCAAGCCGCAAGCGCCTCGCCGATAAAGACCTGATCGGTGCGACCTGGATCACCCGGGAATCGGGCTCTGGAACGCGACAGACTTTTGAGAGAGCCATGGCAGGGCTATTGCCACAACTACATATCCTATTGGAATTGCAACATACAGAAGCGATCAAGCGAGCCGTAGAAGCGGGGCTGGGAATCAGCTGCCTTTCCCGTGTTTCATTAACTGATGCTTTAAAGCGCGGCTCACTTATTGAACTACCCGTACCACATAGAGACTTTCATCGAGAGTTCTATTTTGTCCTGCATCGACAAAAATACAGAAGCGCCGGAATTAAGCGATGGATGGAATTATGTGACTCAGCAGGATAA
- a CDS encoding beta-ketoacyl-ACP synthase, whose protein sequence is MKRVVVTGMAGISPIGQGWDSVSQALQSGLSGISYMEDWDKYEGLETRLGAPVKGFEKPAHYNRKRVRSMGRVSLMAVRASEIALEDAGLLDDPILKSGAVGVAYGSSAGTPAAIADFGNMLLNHRTDGLNATSYIKMMSHTAAVNIGVFFGLCGRVYTTSSACTSGSQGIGYAYEAIRNGSQTIMVAGGAEELCATEAAVFDTLYATSTKNDTPELSPRPFDRNRDGLVIGEGAGTLILEEYEHAIARGARIYAEVVGFGTNSDGSHVTQPQSATMQVALQQALAQAGVETSEIGYVSAHGTATERGDIAESHATRNAFGRAVPISSLKSYTGHTLGACGALEAWASIQMMRNGWFHPTINLAEIDSDCAELDYIQGSGKDIDTEYVMSNNFAFGGINTSLIFKRRI, encoded by the coding sequence ATGAAGCGCGTGGTTGTTACAGGAATGGCCGGAATATCTCCTATCGGCCAGGGTTGGGACTCGGTTAGTCAGGCTTTACAGAGCGGTCTTTCAGGCATTTCCTACATGGAAGATTGGGATAAGTATGAGGGGCTTGAAACCCGACTGGGCGCGCCGGTAAAGGGCTTCGAAAAACCGGCACACTACAACCGTAAACGTGTGCGCAGTATGGGGCGCGTCTCATTAATGGCGGTTCGTGCCAGTGAGATTGCGCTTGAGGATGCGGGATTGTTGGATGACCCCATTCTCAAAAGTGGTGCTGTTGGTGTCGCTTATGGATCATCTGCGGGAACTCCAGCTGCAATAGCCGATTTTGGCAATATGCTTCTAAATCACCGCACCGACGGCCTAAATGCGACCAGTTATATAAAAATGATGTCGCATACGGCGGCGGTTAATATCGGGGTATTTTTCGGTTTGTGTGGACGGGTTTATACCACCAGTTCTGCTTGTACCTCTGGAAGCCAGGGGATTGGGTATGCCTATGAGGCGATTCGCAATGGTAGCCAAACCATTATGGTGGCCGGTGGTGCAGAGGAGTTGTGTGCAACCGAGGCTGCGGTGTTTGACACCTTATATGCGACTTCAACAAAGAACGATACCCCTGAATTGTCTCCACGTCCCTTCGACCGCAACCGGGATGGATTAGTTATCGGCGAAGGCGCCGGCACACTTATCTTGGAAGAGTATGAGCACGCGATTGCCCGTGGAGCCAGGATTTATGCAGAGGTCGTAGGGTTTGGAACCAACTCTGATGGCAGCCACGTCACCCAACCTCAATCGGCAACTATGCAGGTGGCATTGCAACAGGCACTAGCACAGGCTGGGGTAGAGACTAGCGAAATAGGTTATGTCAGTGCGCATGGCACAGCTACGGAACGAGGCGATATTGCGGAAAGCCACGCAACCCGTAATGCATTTGGGCGTGCAGTACCCATAAGCTCTCTTAAGAGCTATACCGGTCATACGCTGGGTGCTTGTGGCGCACTGGAGGCTTGGGCAAGCATTCAGATGATGCGTAACGGTTGGTTCCATCCCACGATTAATTTGGCTGAGATTGATTCTGACTGTGCGGAATTGGATTATATCCAGGGCAGTGGAAAGGACATCGATACTGAGTATGTGATGAGTAATAATTTTGCCTTTGGCGGAATCAATACTTCTTTAATATTTAAAAGACGTATTTAA
- the fabG gene encoding 3-oxoacyl-ACP reductase FabG, whose product MSEWVLVTGSSRGIGRAIALQLAEDGYDIVLHCRSRHDQAEETAEEIAKLGQKSRILQFDIADREQARDVLLEDVESNGCYYGIVCNAGVTADNAFPAMPAEDWDSVVHTNLDGFYNVLHPLTMPMVRRRAPGRIIVMTSVSGIAGNRGQVNYSASKAGLIGASKALALELAKRKITVNCVAPGLIDTDMLDEDLPVEEILKMVPARRMGKPEEVAATVAFLMHERAAYITRQVISVNGGLC is encoded by the coding sequence ATGTCAGAGTGGGTTTTAGTTACCGGTTCCAGTCGTGGTATTGGTCGGGCGATTGCACTTCAGTTAGCTGAAGATGGCTACGATATTGTTTTACATTGCCGCAGCCGCCATGATCAAGCAGAGGAAACTGCAGAAGAGATCGCTAAGTTAGGTCAAAAAAGCAGAATTTTGCAGTTTGATATTGCCGACCGGGAGCAAGCACGAGATGTCTTATTGGAAGATGTCGAGAGTAATGGCTGTTACTACGGCATTGTGTGTAATGCTGGTGTTACTGCCGACAATGCTTTTCCTGCGATGCCTGCTGAAGATTGGGATTCTGTTGTGCACACCAATCTGGATGGTTTCTACAATGTTTTACACCCCTTAACCATGCCAATGGTCAGGCGCCGAGCGCCCGGCCGTATTATTGTGATGACTTCTGTATCCGGCATTGCTGGAAATCGCGGTCAGGTAAATTACTCCGCATCCAAAGCGGGTTTGATCGGTGCGAGTAAGGCATTGGCGTTGGAGTTAGCCAAGCGAAAAATTACTGTGAATTGTGTTGCTCCGGGCCTCATTGACACCGATATGTTGGATGAGGACTTGCCCGTTGAAGAAATTTTAAAAATGGTGCCTGCTCGCAGAATGGGTAAACCAGAAGAAGTGGCGGCAACTGTAGCGTTCCTGATGCATGAACGTGCTGCTTACATCACCCGTCAAGTTATTTCAGTAAATGGTGGTCTCTGCTAA
- a CDS encoding DUF3261 domain-containing protein translates to MSTGGRKEELQSWSLAPLLSEGPRQLNQHLRIAFQGDEYELMAATFHSAESLKISLLSPEGISLLDVTYDGNEVSTHYHMSRAERVPPEKLLADIQFVYWPIAQLREVLPVGWNLDEAIVEGIYTRKLSRNGEVNSVAHYSSKDIWMAQIELEHKLLGYRLSIRNF, encoded by the coding sequence ATGTCCACAGGGGGGAGGAAAGAAGAGCTGCAAAGTTGGTCTTTGGCCCCGCTATTGAGCGAGGGACCGCGCCAGCTCAACCAACATTTACGCATTGCTTTTCAAGGCGATGAGTATGAATTGATGGCAGCTACTTTCCACTCTGCGGAGAGTTTAAAGATATCTCTTCTTAGCCCCGAAGGAATAAGCCTGCTGGATGTTACATACGATGGTAATGAGGTCAGTACCCATTACCACATGAGTAGAGCAGAGAGAGTGCCACCAGAGAAATTGCTGGCAGATATCCAGTTTGTATACTGGCCAATTGCCCAGCTTCGTGAAGTATTGCCCGTAGGCTGGAATTTGGACGAGGCTATTGTCGAGGGAATTTACACGCGAAAACTCTCACGCAATGGTGAAGTGAATTCAGTGGCTCACTATAGCAGTAAAGATATTTGGATGGCCCAAATTGAGCTGGAGCACAAACTACTGGGTTATAGGTTAAGCATTAGGAATTTCTAA
- a CDS encoding acyloxyacyl hydrolase yields the protein MKWVLAVVSTILLAQPVIADELLVSFGGGPQPDSSQNNKTYGIDYSFKTFEKSYRQHIDIGVSYTELTTDADENKRIRAFSIYPQLNLYPRQRSWGQPYFFVRALGPSYISRNQLGNRRQDNNFSFQAQVGYAARINWRGKEDLVLMVSWKHFSNANLFSDNDGIDVPFVINLGMKI from the coding sequence ATGAAGTGGGTACTGGCTGTAGTTTCGACAATTCTTTTGGCTCAGCCAGTTATTGCTGATGAACTCTTAGTGAGTTTTGGCGGTGGCCCGCAGCCTGATTCAAGTCAGAATAATAAAACCTACGGGATAGATTACTCCTTTAAAACATTTGAAAAGAGTTACCGTCAGCATATTGATATAGGTGTTAGCTATACTGAGCTAACTACTGATGCCGATGAAAATAAACGTATAAGAGCGTTTTCCATCTACCCTCAATTAAATCTATATCCCAGGCAAAGAAGTTGGGGGCAACCTTATTTCTTTGTTAGAGCGTTGGGTCCTAGCTATATTTCCAGAAACCAATTGGGAAACCGTCGTCAGGATAATAACTTTTCTTTCCAGGCACAGGTTGGATATGCTGCGCGAATTAACTGGAGAGGGAAAGAAGATCTGGTGTTAATGGTTTCCTGGAAACACTTCTCCAACGCCAACTTGTTTAGTGATAATGATGGAATAGATGTTCCATTTGTTATTAATTTGGGTATGAAAATCTGA